In Pseudorca crassidens isolate mPseCra1 chromosome 16, mPseCra1.hap1, whole genome shotgun sequence, one DNA window encodes the following:
- the ZDHHC16 gene encoding palmitoyltransferase ZDHHC16 isoform X4, with amino-acid sequence MRGQRSLLLGPARLCLRLLLLLGYRRRCPPLLRGLVQRWRYGKVCLRSLLHNSFAGSDTAVDAAFEPIYWLVDNVIRWCGVVFVVLVIVLTSSIVAIAYLCILPLILQTYSVPRLCWHFFYSHWNLILIVFHYYQAITTPPGYPPPGRNDITTVSICKKCINPKPARTHHCSICNRCVLKMDHHCPWLNNCVGHYNHRYFFSFCFFMTLGCVYCSYGSWDLFREAYAAIETYHQTPPPTFSFRERVTHKSLVYLWFLCSSVALALGALTVWHAVLISRGETSIERHINKKERRRLQAKGRVFRNHYNYGCLDNWKVFLGVDTGRHWLTRVLLPSSHLPHGNGMSWDPPPWVTAHSASVMAV; translated from the exons ATGCGGGGCCAGCGGAGCCTGCTGCTGGGCCCTGCCCGCCTCTGCCTGCGCCTGCTTCTGCTCCTGGGCTACAGGCGCCGCTGCCCACCTCTGCTCCGCGGCCTGGTTCAGCGCTGGCGCTATGGCAAGGTCTGCCTGCGCTCCCTGCTCCACAACTCCTTTGCAGGCAGTGACACCGCTGTGGATGCTGCCTTTGAGCCTATCTACTGGCTGGTGGACAACGTGATCCGCTGGTGTGGGGTG GTGTTCGTGGTGCTGGTGATCGTGCTGACCAGCTCCATCGTGGCCATTGCCTACCTGTGTATCCTGCCCCTCATCCTTCAAACCTACTCAGTGCCACGACTCTGCTGGCATTTCTTCTATAGTCACTGGAATCTGATCCTCATCGTCTTCCATTACTACCAGGCTATCACCACTCCACCTGGATACCCACCCCCG GGCAGGAATGATATCACAACAGTCTCCATCTGTAAGAAGTGCATTAACCCCAAGCCAGCCCGAACACACCACTGCAGCATCTGCAATAG GTGTGTGCTGAAGATGGATCATCACTGCC CCTGGCTAAACAACTGTGTAGGCCACTATAACCATCGGTActtcttctctttctgctttttcatGACTCTGGGCTGTGTCTACTGCAGCTACGGAAGTTGGGACCTTTTCCGGGAGGCTTATGCTGCCATCGAG actTATCACCAGACCCCACCACCCACCTTCTCCTTCCGAGAAAGAGTGACTCACAAGAGTCTTGTCTACCTCTGGTTCCTGTGCAG TTCCGTGGCACTTGCCCTGGGTGCCCTAACTGTCTGGCACGCTGTTCTCATCAGTCGAGGTGAGACTAGTATCGAAAGGCACATCAACAAGAAGGAGCGACGCCGACTGCAGGCCAAGGGCAGA GTTTTTAGGAATCATTACAACTATGGCTGCTTGGACAACTGGAAGGTATTCCTGGGTGTGGACACAGgaag GCATTGGCTGACTCGGGTGTTGTTACCTTCCAGTCACCTGCCCCATGGGAACGGAATGAGCTGGGATCCCCCTCCCTGGGTGACCGCTCACTCAGCCTCTGTGATGGCAGTGTGA
- the ZDHHC16 gene encoding palmitoyltransferase ZDHHC16 isoform X2, whose product MRGQRSLLLGPARLCLRLLLLLGYRRRCPPLLRGLVQRWRYGKVCLRSLLHNSFAGSDTAVDAAFEPIYWLVDNVIRWCGVVFVVLVIVLTSSIVAIAYLCILPLILQTYSVPRLCWHFFYSHWNLILIVFHYYQAITTPPGYPPPGRNDITTVSICKKCINPKPARTHHCSICNSRMLVLIGRIGTDISRSLATVTEPVSLPHRCVLKMDHHCPWLNNCVGHYNHRYFFSFCFFMTLGCVYCSYGSWDLFREAYAAIETYHQTPPPTFSFRERVTHKSLVYLWFLCSSVALALGALTVWHAVLISRGETSIERHINKKERRRLQAKGRVFRNHYNYGCLDNWKVFLGVDTGRHWLTRVLLPSSHLPHGNGMSWDPPPWVTAHSASVMAV is encoded by the exons ATGCGGGGCCAGCGGAGCCTGCTGCTGGGCCCTGCCCGCCTCTGCCTGCGCCTGCTTCTGCTCCTGGGCTACAGGCGCCGCTGCCCACCTCTGCTCCGCGGCCTGGTTCAGCGCTGGCGCTATGGCAAGGTCTGCCTGCGCTCCCTGCTCCACAACTCCTTTGCAGGCAGTGACACCGCTGTGGATGCTGCCTTTGAGCCTATCTACTGGCTGGTGGACAACGTGATCCGCTGGTGTGGGGTG GTGTTCGTGGTGCTGGTGATCGTGCTGACCAGCTCCATCGTGGCCATTGCCTACCTGTGTATCCTGCCCCTCATCCTTCAAACCTACTCAGTGCCACGACTCTGCTGGCATTTCTTCTATAGTCACTGGAATCTGATCCTCATCGTCTTCCATTACTACCAGGCTATCACCACTCCACCTGGATACCCACCCCCG GGCAGGAATGATATCACAACAGTCTCCATCTGTAAGAAGTGCATTAACCCCAAGCCAGCCCGAACACACCACTGCAGCATCTGCAATAG CAGGATGCTGGTCCTTATAGGAAGGATTGGCACTGACATCTCAAGATCCTTGGCCACCGTAACAGAGCCTGTGTCCCTCCCTCACAGGTGTGTGCTGAAGATGGATCATCACTGCC CCTGGCTAAACAACTGTGTAGGCCACTATAACCATCGGTActtcttctctttctgctttttcatGACTCTGGGCTGTGTCTACTGCAGCTACGGAAGTTGGGACCTTTTCCGGGAGGCTTATGCTGCCATCGAG actTATCACCAGACCCCACCACCCACCTTCTCCTTCCGAGAAAGAGTGACTCACAAGAGTCTTGTCTACCTCTGGTTCCTGTGCAG TTCCGTGGCACTTGCCCTGGGTGCCCTAACTGTCTGGCACGCTGTTCTCATCAGTCGAGGTGAGACTAGTATCGAAAGGCACATCAACAAGAAGGAGCGACGCCGACTGCAGGCCAAGGGCAGA GTTTTTAGGAATCATTACAACTATGGCTGCTTGGACAACTGGAAGGTATTCCTGGGTGTGGACACAGgaag GCATTGGCTGACTCGGGTGTTGTTACCTTCCAGTCACCTGCCCCATGGGAACGGAATGAGCTGGGATCCCCCTCCCTGGGTGACCGCTCACTCAGCCTCTGTGATGGCAGTGTGA
- the ZDHHC16 gene encoding palmitoyltransferase ZDHHC16 isoform X5 has protein sequence MRGQRSLLLGPARLCLRLLLLLGYRRRCPPLLRGLVQRWRYGKVCLRSLLHNSFAGSDTAVDAAFEPIYWLVDNVIRWCGVVFVVLVIVLTSSIVAIAYLCILPLILQTYSVPRLCWHFFYSHWNLILIVFHYYQAITTPPGYPPPGRNDITTVSICKKCINPKPARTHHCSICNSYGSWDLFREAYAAIEKMKQLDKNKLQAVANQTYHQTPPPTFSFRERVTHKSLVYLWFLCSSVALALGALTVWHAVLISRGETSIERHINKKERRRLQAKGRVFRNHYNYGCLDNWKVFLGVDTGRHWLTRVLLPSSHLPHGNGMSWDPPPWVTAHSASVMAV, from the exons ATGCGGGGCCAGCGGAGCCTGCTGCTGGGCCCTGCCCGCCTCTGCCTGCGCCTGCTTCTGCTCCTGGGCTACAGGCGCCGCTGCCCACCTCTGCTCCGCGGCCTGGTTCAGCGCTGGCGCTATGGCAAGGTCTGCCTGCGCTCCCTGCTCCACAACTCCTTTGCAGGCAGTGACACCGCTGTGGATGCTGCCTTTGAGCCTATCTACTGGCTGGTGGACAACGTGATCCGCTGGTGTGGGGTG GTGTTCGTGGTGCTGGTGATCGTGCTGACCAGCTCCATCGTGGCCATTGCCTACCTGTGTATCCTGCCCCTCATCCTTCAAACCTACTCAGTGCCACGACTCTGCTGGCATTTCTTCTATAGTCACTGGAATCTGATCCTCATCGTCTTCCATTACTACCAGGCTATCACCACTCCACCTGGATACCCACCCCCG GGCAGGAATGATATCACAACAGTCTCCATCTGTAAGAAGTGCATTAACCCCAAGCCAGCCCGAACACACCACTGCAGCATCTGCAATAG CTACGGAAGTTGGGACCTTTTCCGGGAGGCTTATGCTGCCATCGAG aAAATGAAACAGCTCGACAAGAACAAACTACAGGCGGTTGCCAACCAG actTATCACCAGACCCCACCACCCACCTTCTCCTTCCGAGAAAGAGTGACTCACAAGAGTCTTGTCTACCTCTGGTTCCTGTGCAG TTCCGTGGCACTTGCCCTGGGTGCCCTAACTGTCTGGCACGCTGTTCTCATCAGTCGAGGTGAGACTAGTATCGAAAGGCACATCAACAAGAAGGAGCGACGCCGACTGCAGGCCAAGGGCAGA GTTTTTAGGAATCATTACAACTATGGCTGCTTGGACAACTGGAAGGTATTCCTGGGTGTGGACACAGgaag GCATTGGCTGACTCGGGTGTTGTTACCTTCCAGTCACCTGCCCCATGGGAACGGAATGAGCTGGGATCCCCCTCCCTGGGTGACCGCTCACTCAGCCTCTGTGATGGCAGTGTGA
- the ZDHHC16 gene encoding palmitoyltransferase ZDHHC16 isoform X3 encodes MRGQRSLLLGPARLCLRLLLLLGYRRRCPPLLRGLVQRWRYGKVCLRSLLHNSFAGSDTAVDAAFEPIYWLVDNVIRWCGVVFVVLVIVLTSSIVAIAYLCILPLILQTYSVPRLCWHFFYSHWNLILIVFHYYQAITTPPGYPPPGRNDITTVSICKKCINPKPARTHHCSICNRCVLKMDHHCPWLNNCVGHYNHRYFFSFCFFMTLGCVYCSYGSWDLFREAYAAIEKMKQLDKNKLQAVANQTYHQTPPPTFSFRERVTHKSLVYLWFLCSSVALALGALTVWHAVLISRGETSIERHINKKERRRLQAKGRVFRNHYNYGCLDNWKVFLGVDTGRHWLTRVLLPSSHLPHGNGMSWDPPPWVTAHSASVMAV; translated from the exons ATGCGGGGCCAGCGGAGCCTGCTGCTGGGCCCTGCCCGCCTCTGCCTGCGCCTGCTTCTGCTCCTGGGCTACAGGCGCCGCTGCCCACCTCTGCTCCGCGGCCTGGTTCAGCGCTGGCGCTATGGCAAGGTCTGCCTGCGCTCCCTGCTCCACAACTCCTTTGCAGGCAGTGACACCGCTGTGGATGCTGCCTTTGAGCCTATCTACTGGCTGGTGGACAACGTGATCCGCTGGTGTGGGGTG GTGTTCGTGGTGCTGGTGATCGTGCTGACCAGCTCCATCGTGGCCATTGCCTACCTGTGTATCCTGCCCCTCATCCTTCAAACCTACTCAGTGCCACGACTCTGCTGGCATTTCTTCTATAGTCACTGGAATCTGATCCTCATCGTCTTCCATTACTACCAGGCTATCACCACTCCACCTGGATACCCACCCCCG GGCAGGAATGATATCACAACAGTCTCCATCTGTAAGAAGTGCATTAACCCCAAGCCAGCCCGAACACACCACTGCAGCATCTGCAATAG GTGTGTGCTGAAGATGGATCATCACTGCC CCTGGCTAAACAACTGTGTAGGCCACTATAACCATCGGTActtcttctctttctgctttttcatGACTCTGGGCTGTGTCTACTGCAGCTACGGAAGTTGGGACCTTTTCCGGGAGGCTTATGCTGCCATCGAG aAAATGAAACAGCTCGACAAGAACAAACTACAGGCGGTTGCCAACCAG actTATCACCAGACCCCACCACCCACCTTCTCCTTCCGAGAAAGAGTGACTCACAAGAGTCTTGTCTACCTCTGGTTCCTGTGCAG TTCCGTGGCACTTGCCCTGGGTGCCCTAACTGTCTGGCACGCTGTTCTCATCAGTCGAGGTGAGACTAGTATCGAAAGGCACATCAACAAGAAGGAGCGACGCCGACTGCAGGCCAAGGGCAGA GTTTTTAGGAATCATTACAACTATGGCTGCTTGGACAACTGGAAGGTATTCCTGGGTGTGGACACAGgaag GCATTGGCTGACTCGGGTGTTGTTACCTTCCAGTCACCTGCCCCATGGGAACGGAATGAGCTGGGATCCCCCTCCCTGGGTGACCGCTCACTCAGCCTCTGTGATGGCAGTGTGA
- the ZDHHC16 gene encoding palmitoyltransferase ZDHHC16 isoform X1, translating into MRGQRSLLLGPARLCLRLLLLLGYRRRCPPLLRGLVQRWRYGKVCLRSLLHNSFAGSDTAVDAAFEPIYWLVDNVIRWCGVVFVVLVIVLTSSIVAIAYLCILPLILQTYSVPRLCWHFFYSHWNLILIVFHYYQAITTPPGYPPPGRNDITTVSICKKCINPKPARTHHCSICNSRMLVLIGRIGTDISRSLATVTEPVSLPHRCVLKMDHHCPWLNNCVGHYNHRYFFSFCFFMTLGCVYCSYGSWDLFREAYAAIEKMKQLDKNKLQAVANQTYHQTPPPTFSFRERVTHKSLVYLWFLCSSVALALGALTVWHAVLISRGETSIERHINKKERRRLQAKGRVFRNHYNYGCLDNWKVFLGVDTGRHWLTRVLLPSSHLPHGNGMSWDPPPWVTAHSASVMAV; encoded by the exons ATGCGGGGCCAGCGGAGCCTGCTGCTGGGCCCTGCCCGCCTCTGCCTGCGCCTGCTTCTGCTCCTGGGCTACAGGCGCCGCTGCCCACCTCTGCTCCGCGGCCTGGTTCAGCGCTGGCGCTATGGCAAGGTCTGCCTGCGCTCCCTGCTCCACAACTCCTTTGCAGGCAGTGACACCGCTGTGGATGCTGCCTTTGAGCCTATCTACTGGCTGGTGGACAACGTGATCCGCTGGTGTGGGGTG GTGTTCGTGGTGCTGGTGATCGTGCTGACCAGCTCCATCGTGGCCATTGCCTACCTGTGTATCCTGCCCCTCATCCTTCAAACCTACTCAGTGCCACGACTCTGCTGGCATTTCTTCTATAGTCACTGGAATCTGATCCTCATCGTCTTCCATTACTACCAGGCTATCACCACTCCACCTGGATACCCACCCCCG GGCAGGAATGATATCACAACAGTCTCCATCTGTAAGAAGTGCATTAACCCCAAGCCAGCCCGAACACACCACTGCAGCATCTGCAATAG CAGGATGCTGGTCCTTATAGGAAGGATTGGCACTGACATCTCAAGATCCTTGGCCACCGTAACAGAGCCTGTGTCCCTCCCTCACAGGTGTGTGCTGAAGATGGATCATCACTGCC CCTGGCTAAACAACTGTGTAGGCCACTATAACCATCGGTActtcttctctttctgctttttcatGACTCTGGGCTGTGTCTACTGCAGCTACGGAAGTTGGGACCTTTTCCGGGAGGCTTATGCTGCCATCGAG aAAATGAAACAGCTCGACAAGAACAAACTACAGGCGGTTGCCAACCAG actTATCACCAGACCCCACCACCCACCTTCTCCTTCCGAGAAAGAGTGACTCACAAGAGTCTTGTCTACCTCTGGTTCCTGTGCAG TTCCGTGGCACTTGCCCTGGGTGCCCTAACTGTCTGGCACGCTGTTCTCATCAGTCGAGGTGAGACTAGTATCGAAAGGCACATCAACAAGAAGGAGCGACGCCGACTGCAGGCCAAGGGCAGA GTTTTTAGGAATCATTACAACTATGGCTGCTTGGACAACTGGAAGGTATTCCTGGGTGTGGACACAGgaag GCATTGGCTGACTCGGGTGTTGTTACCTTCCAGTCACCTGCCCCATGGGAACGGAATGAGCTGGGATCCCCCTCCCTGGGTGACCGCTCACTCAGCCTCTGTGATGGCAGTGTGA
- the ZDHHC16 gene encoding palmitoyltransferase ZDHHC16 isoform X6: protein MRGQRSLLLGPARLCLRLLLLLGYRRRCPPLLRGLVQRWRYGKVCLRSLLHNSFAGSDTAVDAAFEPIYWLVDNVIRWCGVVFVVLVIVLTSSIVAIAYLCILPLILQTYSVPRLCWHFFYSHWNLILIVFHYYQAITTPPGYPPPGRNDITTVSICKKCINPKPARTHHCSICNSYGSWDLFREAYAAIETYHQTPPPTFSFRERVTHKSLVYLWFLCSSVALALGALTVWHAVLISRGETSIERHINKKERRRLQAKGRVFRNHYNYGCLDNWKVFLGVDTGRHWLTRVLLPSSHLPHGNGMSWDPPPWVTAHSASVMAV, encoded by the exons ATGCGGGGCCAGCGGAGCCTGCTGCTGGGCCCTGCCCGCCTCTGCCTGCGCCTGCTTCTGCTCCTGGGCTACAGGCGCCGCTGCCCACCTCTGCTCCGCGGCCTGGTTCAGCGCTGGCGCTATGGCAAGGTCTGCCTGCGCTCCCTGCTCCACAACTCCTTTGCAGGCAGTGACACCGCTGTGGATGCTGCCTTTGAGCCTATCTACTGGCTGGTGGACAACGTGATCCGCTGGTGTGGGGTG GTGTTCGTGGTGCTGGTGATCGTGCTGACCAGCTCCATCGTGGCCATTGCCTACCTGTGTATCCTGCCCCTCATCCTTCAAACCTACTCAGTGCCACGACTCTGCTGGCATTTCTTCTATAGTCACTGGAATCTGATCCTCATCGTCTTCCATTACTACCAGGCTATCACCACTCCACCTGGATACCCACCCCCG GGCAGGAATGATATCACAACAGTCTCCATCTGTAAGAAGTGCATTAACCCCAAGCCAGCCCGAACACACCACTGCAGCATCTGCAATAG CTACGGAAGTTGGGACCTTTTCCGGGAGGCTTATGCTGCCATCGAG actTATCACCAGACCCCACCACCCACCTTCTCCTTCCGAGAAAGAGTGACTCACAAGAGTCTTGTCTACCTCTGGTTCCTGTGCAG TTCCGTGGCACTTGCCCTGGGTGCCCTAACTGTCTGGCACGCTGTTCTCATCAGTCGAGGTGAGACTAGTATCGAAAGGCACATCAACAAGAAGGAGCGACGCCGACTGCAGGCCAAGGGCAGA GTTTTTAGGAATCATTACAACTATGGCTGCTTGGACAACTGGAAGGTATTCCTGGGTGTGGACACAGgaag GCATTGGCTGACTCGGGTGTTGTTACCTTCCAGTCACCTGCCCCATGGGAACGGAATGAGCTGGGATCCCCCTCCCTGGGTGACCGCTCACTCAGCCTCTGTGATGGCAGTGTGA